One uncultured Alphaproteobacteria bacterium genomic region harbors:
- a CDS encoding putative AMP-dependent synthetase and ligase (Evidence 3 : Function proposed based on presence of conserved amino acid motif, structural feature or limited homology) has translation MLPNLRSYEDARRAFRWHVPEAFNAAADSLDRQCRPGADPDRTALIARGPAGGVAHFSYGELKRLSDALAAAFANLMVEPGTAVAMLLPQGAEAALTALAALKAGATIAAMDAAWTPEDLARAMRAARPRLIVADAASLAAARAAAPPSAALVCVNAPDDVRDFWSLPLQADAAVGVATRADDSAFLIFSQGRTGTPKAIRHAHRAVLGHLPALEMVFEGVPRPGDLIWPALRPSHPAGLISGLFGPWLLGVPVLAMGAPETPAEAEDRIARIARHGVRLALFTPSAIAGMRLFPEPRDHYAFALRAAACIGGRPAADAEAWCRDELGAPLGRIYGEAETGPVAASHPSWYACADAAGLGRAVPGVAAAVVDGDGAPLAAGAVGRLAVMQDHPGLCLGCEGAPRAVARWARRKYVGRWLLADDLVTATEDGDLAFVAKADDVLPYGPAGFLPDDVERVLARHRMVAAAAALAEGDGVIAAVELKPGVPKGDAAAEALLAADILAEAAKTLAPYALPRRLAFVEAIPRTDEGRAHRARLRDRLDQAAAGSRPS, from the coding sequence ATGCTCCCCAACCTCCGCTCCTACGAGGATGCGCGGCGCGCCTTCCGCTGGCACGTGCCGGAAGCGTTCAACGCCGCCGCCGACAGCCTCGACCGCCAGTGCCGCCCGGGCGCCGACCCGGACCGCACCGCGCTGATCGCGCGCGGTCCGGCCGGGGGCGTCGCCCACTTCTCCTACGGCGAGCTGAAGCGCCTCTCCGACGCCCTCGCCGCCGCCTTCGCCAACCTCATGGTCGAACCCGGCACCGCCGTGGCGATGCTGCTGCCGCAGGGCGCGGAGGCGGCGCTCACCGCCCTCGCCGCGCTCAAGGCCGGGGCGACGATCGCCGCGATGGACGCCGCCTGGACGCCCGAGGACCTCGCCCGGGCGATGCGCGCGGCGCGGCCGCGCCTGATCGTCGCCGATGCCGCGAGCCTCGCCGCCGCCCGCGCCGCCGCGCCGCCGAGCGCCGCCCTGGTGTGCGTGAACGCCCCCGACGACGTGCGCGATTTCTGGAGTCTGCCGCTGCAGGCCGACGCCGCGGTGGGGGTCGCCACCCGTGCGGACGACTCCGCGTTTCTGATCTTCAGCCAGGGCCGCACCGGTACGCCGAAGGCGATCCGCCACGCCCACCGTGCCGTGCTCGGCCACCTCCCCGCCCTCGAAATGGTGTTCGAGGGCGTGCCGCGCCCCGGCGACCTGATCTGGCCCGCGCTGCGGCCGTCGCATCCGGCGGGGCTGATCTCCGGCCTGTTCGGGCCGTGGCTGCTGGGAGTGCCGGTGCTGGCGATGGGCGCGCCCGAAACCCCGGCGGAGGCCGAAGACCGGATCGCGCGGATCGCCCGCCACGGCGTCCGTCTCGCGCTCTTCACCCCCTCGGCGATCGCGGGGATGCGGCTGTTCCCCGAGCCGCGCGACCACTACGCCTTCGCCCTGCGCGCCGCCGCCTGCATCGGCGGACGCCCGGCGGCGGATGCGGAAGCGTGGTGCCGCGACGAACTCGGCGCGCCGCTCGGCCGGATCTACGGCGAAGCCGAAACCGGGCCGGTCGCCGCCAGTCATCCGAGCTGGTACGCCTGCGCCGATGCGGCGGGGCTCGGCCGCGCGGTGCCCGGCGTCGCCGCCGCGGTGGTGGACGGCGACGGCGCGCCGCTCGCGGCGGGCGCGGTCGGACGGCTGGCGGTGATGCAGGATCACCCGGGACTCTGCCTCGGGTGCGAGGGGGCGCCGCGGGCGGTGGCGCGCTGGGCGCGGCGGAAATACGTCGGCCGCTGGCTGCTCGCCGACGACCTCGTCACCGCCACCGAGGACGGCGATCTCGCCTTCGTCGCCAAGGCCGACGACGTGCTGCCTTACGGACCCGCGGGATTCCTGCCCGACGACGTCGAGCGAGTGCTGGCGCGCCATCGCATGGTGGCGGCCGCGGCGGCGCTGGCGGAGGGCGACGGCGTGATCGCGGCGGTGGAACTCAAGCCCGGCGTGCCGAAGGGCGACGCGGCGGCGGAGGCTCTCCTCGCCGCCGACATCCTCGCCGAGGCGGCGAAGACTCTCGCGCCCTACGCGCTGCCGCGGCGGCTCGCGTTCGTCGAGGCGATTCCCCGCACCGACGAGGGCCGGGCGCATCGCGCCCGGCTGCGCGATCGCCTGGATCAGGCGGCGGCGGGTTCGAGGCCGTCGTAG
- the rkpK gene encoding UDP-glucose 6-dehydrogenase, translated as MRIAMIGTGYVGLVSGTCFSEFGVDVVCVDKDAGKIERLKNGEIPIYEPGLDALVASNVKAGRLSFSTDLAASVKGADAVFIAVGTPSRRGDGHADLSYVYAAAEEIAQALDGYAVVVTKSTVPVGTGREVEAIIRKVRPEVDVVSNPEFLREGSAINDFMRPDRVVIGTDSERAREVMRQLYRVLYLIETPIVFTNRETSELIKYAGNAFLAMKITFINEIADLCEAVGANVHDVARGIGLDGRIGRKFLHAGPGYGGSCFPKDTLALVRTARDHGAPVRLIETTVEVNDARKRALADRVAAAVGGSLAGKRIAVLGLTFKPNTDDMRDSPSLDLVPGLIEAGAQVSAFDPEGMTEAKKVLPAAVTYADDVYATMEGAHALVVITEWNAFRSLDLDRVKALMAAPVVVDLRNIYDPKAMAEQGFAYSGIGRPSAAPSLRPIGAAERAG; from the coding sequence ATGCGGATTGCGATGATCGGGACGGGATACGTCGGCTTGGTGTCCGGCACCTGTTTCTCCGAATTCGGCGTCGACGTGGTGTGCGTCGACAAGGACGCGGGCAAGATCGAGCGTCTCAAGAACGGCGAGATCCCGATCTACGAGCCGGGGCTCGACGCGCTCGTCGCCTCCAACGTCAAGGCCGGGCGGCTGTCGTTCTCGACCGACCTCGCCGCCTCGGTGAAGGGGGCGGACGCGGTGTTCATCGCCGTCGGCACGCCGTCGCGCCGCGGCGACGGACACGCCGACCTCTCCTACGTCTACGCCGCCGCCGAGGAGATCGCCCAGGCGCTCGACGGCTACGCGGTGGTGGTGACCAAGTCGACGGTGCCGGTGGGCACCGGCCGCGAGGTCGAGGCGATCATCCGCAAGGTGCGCCCGGAGGTGGACGTGGTCTCCAACCCCGAGTTCCTGCGCGAGGGCTCGGCGATCAACGACTTCATGCGTCCGGACCGGGTCGTCATCGGCACCGATTCCGAGCGCGCGCGCGAGGTGATGCGCCAGCTCTACCGCGTGCTCTACCTGATCGAGACGCCGATCGTCTTCACCAACCGCGAAACCTCGGAACTGATCAAGTACGCGGGCAACGCCTTCCTGGCGATGAAGATCACCTTCATCAACGAGATCGCCGATCTGTGCGAGGCGGTGGGCGCGAACGTTCACGACGTCGCCCGCGGCATCGGCCTCGACGGCCGCATCGGCCGCAAGTTCCTGCACGCCGGGCCGGGATACGGCGGGTCGTGCTTCCCCAAGGACACCCTCGCCCTGGTGCGCACCGCGCGCGACCACGGCGCGCCGGTGCGCCTGATCGAGACCACCGTCGAGGTCAACGACGCGCGCAAGCGGGCGCTGGCGGATCGCGTCGCCGCGGCGGTCGGCGGCAGCCTCGCGGGCAAGCGCATCGCGGTGCTCGGCCTCACCTTCAAGCCCAACACCGACGACATGCGCGACAGCCCGAGCCTCGATCTCGTGCCCGGGCTGATCGAGGCGGGGGCGCAGGTGTCGGCGTTCGATCCCGAAGGGATGACCGAGGCGAAGAAGGTGCTGCCCGCGGCGGTGACCTATGCCGACGACGTCTACGCCACCATGGAGGGGGCCCACGCGCTGGTGGTGATCACCGAGTGGAACGCCTTCCGCAGCCTCGACCTCGACCGGGTGAAGGCCCTGATGGCCGCGCCGGTGGTGGTGGACCTGCGCAACATCTACGATCCCAAGGCGATGGCGGAGCAGGGCTTCGCGTACAGCGGCATCGGGCGTCCGTCGGCGGCGCCGTCGCTGCGCCCGATCGGGGCCGCCGAGAGGGCGGGTTGA
- a CDS encoding conserved exported hypothetical protein (Evidence 4 : Homologs of previously reported genes of unknown function) yields the protein MVSNEPFPRPAERIPLPFSRLAIALVALAFAAPAAAQEDPRFLLPPAPDAKPPKAWEVPQFREELRKLVEGLAQYAEARDPKFVIVGRNPLGLMATSNWEIQRQSLVDPKAEDRNPIPDTAPGAPFRRILRDLDAVALDDLNCPKPKPQPDAPQPTPAQLKAEAAREAQIKAIRAAGTPILSLDRCALSHYELARKGRAAKALSVAAIGAPDAPKRLPSERPPYENSDGVAVLADARNAYWLRSPRAYGSKADWLAAAMKSNADLLIVDAFYAADQPLTKADVTGLKYKFMGPRRLVLAEIDLTAARDDRYYWKREWRIGETPILREPLRDHSNGALANYWLKDWKDILGQYFVGLMDLGFDGVLLEGLEAADRLEYEVILE from the coding sequence ATGGTTTCGAACGAGCCGTTCCCCCGTCCGGCGGAGAGAATCCCGTTGCCGTTTTCGCGCCTCGCCATCGCCCTCGTCGCCCTCGCGTTCGCCGCGCCCGCCGCGGCGCAGGAGGACCCGCGCTTTCTGCTGCCCCCCGCCCCCGACGCCAAGCCGCCGAAGGCGTGGGAGGTGCCGCAGTTCCGCGAGGAGCTGCGCAAGCTGGTGGAGGGCCTCGCGCAATATGCCGAGGCGCGCGACCCGAAGTTCGTGATCGTCGGCCGCAACCCGCTCGGCCTGATGGCGACGAGCAACTGGGAGATCCAGCGCCAGAGCCTCGTCGACCCCAAGGCCGAGGATCGCAACCCGATCCCCGACACCGCGCCCGGCGCGCCGTTCCGCCGCATCCTGCGCGACCTCGACGCGGTGGCGCTCGACGACCTCAACTGCCCGAAGCCGAAGCCCCAGCCCGACGCCCCGCAGCCGACCCCGGCGCAACTCAAGGCCGAGGCGGCGCGCGAGGCGCAGATCAAGGCGATCCGCGCGGCGGGCACGCCGATCCTCAGTCTCGACCGCTGCGCCCTTTCGCATTACGAGCTGGCGCGCAAGGGCCGCGCCGCCAAGGCGTTGAGCGTCGCCGCGATCGGCGCGCCGGACGCGCCGAAACGCCTGCCCTCCGAGCGCCCGCCCTACGAGAACTCCGACGGCGTCGCCGTCCTCGCCGACGCGCGCAACGCCTACTGGCTGCGGAGCCCGCGCGCCTACGGTTCGAAGGCCGACTGGCTCGCCGCCGCGATGAAGTCGAACGCCGACCTGCTGATCGTCGACGCCTTCTATGCCGCCGACCAGCCGCTCACCAAGGCCGACGTCACCGGCCTCAAATACAAGTTCATGGGGCCGCGCCGCTTGGTGCTGGCGGAGATCGACCTCACCGCCGCGCGCGACGACCGCTACTACTGGAAGCGCGAGTGGCGGATCGGCGAGACGCCGATCCTGCGCGAGCCGCTGCGCGACCATTCCAACGGCGCGCTCGCCAACTACTGGCTGAAGGACTGGAAGGACATCCTCGGCCAATATTTCGTCGGCCTGATGGATCTCGGCTTCGACGGCGTGCTGCTCGAAGGACTCGAAGCCGCCGACCGCCTGGAATACGAAGTGATTCTGGAATAG
- the cobC gene encoding Threonine-phosphate decarboxylase: MILDSLPIHGGDLAAASARYGVPRADWLDLSTGINPNPYPRLDVPDAAWRALPDAALGDALAEAARVGYGVAARAKIVAASGTQALIQWLPRLVVAHDVAVVSPTYGEHAAAWAAVGAKVREVARIEDGDDADVLVVVNPNNPDGRAYEPLDLLRRAEERARDGRLIVVDEAFADVTPDISLAAKAGADGLIVLRSFGKFFGLAGVRLGFALCPPGCGARLAAAMGPWAVSGPAAAIGARALADAGWIAATRRELGAMAARMDALLAEVGLAVIGGTDLFRLTHFDAVLPVYHGLAKRGVLTRAFAARPGWLRFGLPADTAAFERFATALRAAVAEAADSDPG; the protein is encoded by the coding sequence GTGATCCTCGATTCCCTGCCGATCCACGGCGGCGATCTCGCCGCCGCTTCCGCCCGTTACGGCGTGCCGCGCGCGGATTGGCTGGACCTTTCCACCGGCATCAATCCCAACCCCTATCCGCGTCTCGATGTGCCGGACGCGGCGTGGCGGGCGCTGCCGGACGCGGCTCTCGGCGACGCGCTCGCCGAGGCCGCGCGGGTGGGCTACGGCGTCGCCGCGCGGGCGAAGATCGTCGCCGCCTCGGGCACCCAGGCGCTGATCCAGTGGCTGCCGCGGCTGGTGGTGGCGCACGACGTGGCGGTGGTGTCGCCGACCTACGGCGAGCACGCCGCGGCGTGGGCGGCGGTGGGGGCGAAGGTGCGCGAGGTGGCGCGGATCGAGGACGGCGACGACGCCGACGTGCTGGTGGTGGTGAACCCCAACAATCCCGACGGCCGCGCCTACGAACCCCTCGACCTGCTGCGCCGCGCCGAGGAACGCGCCCGCGACGGCCGCCTGATCGTCGTCGACGAGGCGTTCGCCGACGTCACGCCGGACATCTCGCTGGCCGCCAAGGCCGGGGCCGACGGCCTGATCGTGCTGCGCTCGTTCGGCAAGTTCTTCGGCCTCGCCGGGGTGCGGCTCGGCTTCGCGCTGTGTCCGCCGGGATGCGGCGCGCGGCTCGCCGCGGCGATGGGGCCGTGGGCGGTCTCCGGCCCGGCGGCGGCGATCGGCGCGCGGGCGCTCGCCGATGCCGGATGGATCGCCGCGACGCGGCGCGAGCTCGGCGCGATGGCGGCGCGCATGGACGCGCTGCTGGCCGAGGTGGGCCTCGCGGTGATCGGCGGAACAGATTTATTCAGACTGACACACTTCGATGCAGTCCTCCCGGTCTATCATGGCCTCGCCAAGCGCGGAGTGCTGACCCGGGCCTTCGCCGCGCGGCCGGGCTGGTTGCGTTTCGGCCTCCCGGCGGATACCGCGGCGTTCGAGCGGTTCGCGACTGCCCTGCGCGCGGCGGTGGCCGAAGCCGCCGATTCCGACCCGGGCTGA
- the exoC gene encoding Phosphomannomutase translates to MRGHAHSFDPAILRDYDIRGVVGRNLRIADAVALGLAFGSELAERGGRDVVVGRDGRMSSPDLAAALIDGLTATGMSVLRIGCGPTPMLHFAVAELGADAGIMVTASHNPPDHNGFKMSMQGRALFGPDIRALGRRAAAGAFVSGEGAEGGYEVAGAYVARLLRDVAPARPLDVVWDCGSGATGPVVRDLVKGLPGRHTVLFDAVDGAFPHHHPDPAVPENLAHLVDAVRERGADVGFAFDGDGDRLGVVDDRGEILWGDRVLALLAEEVLARRPGATILGDVKASRVLFDRIRALGGVPVMTRTGHSRVRARMAETGAPLAGEMSGHIFFADGYIGCDDGLYAALRLLQALSQRPDRLSDWHGALPRLWATPEIRIPCDDDLKFGVVDAAAAALDAAGVAYDDTDGVRVACAGGWWLLRASNTQAELVVRCEAETAAQLAAAKAAATEALAGVGIAPPAGLASHHEAG, encoded by the coding sequence TTGAGGGGCCACGCCCACAGCTTCGATCCTGCGATCCTGCGCGATTACGACATCCGCGGCGTGGTCGGACGCAACCTCCGCATCGCCGACGCGGTGGCGCTCGGCCTCGCGTTCGGCTCCGAACTCGCCGAGCGCGGCGGCCGCGACGTGGTGGTCGGCCGCGACGGCCGGATGAGTTCGCCAGACCTCGCGGCGGCGCTGATCGACGGCCTTACCGCCACCGGCATGAGCGTGCTCCGGATCGGCTGCGGACCGACGCCGATGCTGCATTTCGCGGTGGCGGAGCTCGGCGCGGACGCCGGCATCATGGTCACCGCCAGCCACAATCCGCCGGACCACAACGGCTTCAAGATGTCGATGCAGGGGCGGGCGTTGTTCGGCCCGGACATCCGCGCCCTCGGACGCCGCGCGGCGGCGGGCGCGTTCGTCTCGGGCGAGGGGGCGGAGGGGGGCTACGAGGTGGCCGGCGCCTACGTCGCCCGGCTGCTGCGCGACGTCGCCCCGGCGCGGCCGCTCGACGTGGTGTGGGACTGCGGCAGCGGCGCCACCGGTCCGGTGGTGCGCGACCTGGTGAAGGGGCTGCCCGGCCGCCACACCGTGCTGTTCGACGCGGTCGACGGCGCGTTTCCCCATCATCACCCGGATCCGGCGGTGCCCGAGAACCTCGCGCATCTCGTCGACGCGGTGCGCGAACGCGGTGCCGACGTCGGCTTCGCCTTCGACGGCGACGGCGACCGCCTCGGCGTCGTCGACGACCGCGGCGAGATCCTCTGGGGCGACCGGGTGCTCGCGCTGCTCGCCGAAGAGGTGCTGGCGCGCCGCCCGGGGGCGACGATCCTCGGCGACGTCAAGGCGTCGCGGGTGCTGTTCGACCGCATCCGCGCGCTCGGCGGGGTGCCGGTGATGACCCGCACCGGACATTCGCGGGTCCGCGCGCGGATGGCCGAAACCGGCGCGCCGCTCGCGGGCGAGATGAGCGGCCACATCTTCTTCGCCGACGGTTACATCGGCTGCGACGACGGTCTCTACGCCGCGCTGCGCCTGCTACAGGCGCTCTCGCAGCGGCCGGACCGGCTCTCCGACTGGCACGGCGCGCTGCCGCGCCTGTGGGCGACGCCGGAGATCCGCATTCCCTGCGACGACGACCTCAAGTTCGGCGTCGTCGACGCGGCGGCGGCGGCGCTCGACGCGGCGGGCGTGGCCTACGACGACACCGACGGCGTGCGGGTGGCGTGCGCGGGCGGCTGGTGGCTGCTGCGCGCCTCCAACACCCAGGCGGAGCTGGTGGTGCGCTGCGAGGCGGAAACCGCGGCGCAACTGGCCGCCGCCAAGGCAGCGGCCACGGAGGCGCTCGCCGGCGTCGGCATCGCGCCGCCCGCCGGGCTCGCCTCACATCACGAGGCGGGGTAG
- a CDS encoding conserved hypothetical protein (Evidence 4 : Homologs of previously reported genes of unknown function), whose protein sequence is MAKPAAQKPAPKPEAEKKPGRTKLVIRVQDGDSDLVRVLPFGLGRPLRSLSLRSQGGRQTRLHRAVKKIYPFLQKLEGAALGAEGTLIGNLSLEQALKDDKAIERTIKVFEVAWQLDLIALIAPHGKKISPGKRAVVAGACGLTVAQAEQVYIDRAIRLIFAANKEALARLPGEARALDALPRLRILAGMNALALGELRVKLGSRFGQILTNQTDPDWLNALTYVKAFQARALGDVFGPAATEILDWDPQFLLAFAQAFTVPEQIRDLGLELRLARTPEAVRALGAWEIRDVTDKINDELNKRGRPSVKDRQHETDIAVFRTMLGADFPTLVKQPAFTIKAFGELLANIREMPPGPARSDIIEHLKTFCNRYLDYMTPDALAALELSTEIEPDEHAGPTVPEIVGIMNGIWGKPGLGRVFFEQHLQRKDGVAALRGLVDDYRMMVKRGSIQRKQDIATIIISSTVLDRSINRYISA, encoded by the coding sequence ATGGCCAAACCCGCAGCGCAGAAGCCCGCGCCCAAGCCCGAAGCCGAGAAGAAACCCGGCCGCACCAAACTGGTGATCCGCGTGCAGGACGGCGATTCCGACCTCGTGCGCGTGCTGCCGTTCGGGCTCGGGCGGCCGCTGCGCTCGCTGTCGCTGCGCTCGCAGGGCGGGCGGCAGACCCGCCTGCACCGCGCGGTGAAGAAGATCTACCCCTTCCTGCAGAAGCTCGAAGGCGCCGCCCTCGGCGCCGAGGGCACGCTGATCGGCAACCTTTCGCTCGAACAGGCGCTCAAGGACGACAAGGCGATCGAACGCACCATCAAGGTGTTCGAGGTCGCCTGGCAGCTCGACCTGATCGCCCTGATCGCGCCCCACGGCAAGAAGATCAGCCCCGGCAAGCGCGCGGTGGTGGCGGGCGCGTGCGGCCTCACCGTCGCGCAGGCCGAACAGGTCTACATCGACCGCGCGATCCGCCTGATCTTCGCCGCCAACAAGGAGGCGCTCGCGCGCCTGCCGGGCGAGGCCCGCGCGCTCGACGCGCTGCCGCGGTTGCGCATCCTCGCGGGGATGAACGCGCTCGCCCTCGGCGAACTCAGGGTCAAGCTCGGCAGCCGCTTCGGCCAGATCCTCACCAACCAGACCGACCCGGACTGGCTCAACGCGCTGACCTACGTCAAGGCGTTCCAGGCGCGCGCCCTCGGCGACGTGTTCGGCCCGGCGGCGACCGAGATCCTCGACTGGGACCCGCAGTTCCTCCTCGCCTTCGCGCAGGCGTTCACGGTGCCCGAGCAGATCCGCGATCTCGGCCTCGAACTGCGGCTGGCGCGCACCCCCGAGGCGGTGCGCGCGCTCGGCGCGTGGGAGATCCGCGACGTCACCGACAAGATCAACGACGAGCTCAACAAGCGCGGCCGCCCGAGCGTCAAGGATCGCCAGCACGAAACCGACATCGCAGTGTTCCGCACCATGCTGGGGGCCGACTTCCCCACCCTGGTCAAGCAGCCCGCGTTCACCATCAAGGCGTTCGGCGAGCTCCTCGCCAACATCCGAGAGATGCCGCCCGGCCCGGCGCGCTCGGACATCATCGAGCACCTCAAGACCTTCTGTAACCGCTATCTCGACTACATGACCCCCGACGCGCTCGCCGCCCTCGAACTCTCCACCGAGATCGAGCCCGACGAACACGCCGGGCCGACCGTGCCCGAGATCGTCGGCATCATGAACGGCATCTGGGGCAAGCCGGGCCTCGGCCGGGTGTTCTTCGAGCAGCACCTTCAGAGGAAGGACGGCGTCGCGGCGCTGCGCGGGCTCGTCGACGACTACCGGATGATGGTCAAGCGCGGCTCGATCCAGCGCAAGCAGGACATCGCCACCATCATCATCTCCTCCACCGTGCTGGACCGCTCGATCAACCGCTATATCAGCGCCTGA
- a CDS encoding exported hypothetical protein (Evidence 5 : No homology to any previously reported sequences), producing MNAWMIGLSYAGGAVACSAWAREWARRKGLNARAWGAAGWAAGPFAVAAVGLARPHAALCPHCLQPMRFEQRWCPTCRAQDTFVPDLPGREAAPAGADLDYDGLEPAAA from the coding sequence ATGAACGCATGGATGATCGGACTGAGCTACGCGGGCGGCGCCGTCGCCTGTTCCGCGTGGGCGCGCGAGTGGGCGCGCCGCAAGGGGCTCAACGCCAGGGCCTGGGGCGCCGCCGGATGGGCCGCCGGGCCGTTCGCGGTGGCCGCGGTGGGGCTCGCCCGCCCGCATGCGGCGCTCTGCCCGCACTGCCTCCAGCCGATGCGCTTCGAGCAGCGCTGGTGCCCGACCTGCCGCGCGCAGGATACCTTCGTGCCCGACCTCCCGGGACGCGAGGCCGCGCCCGCCGGGGCGGATCTCGACTACGACGGCCTCGAACCCGCCGCCGCCTGA
- a CDS encoding ATPase: MNDARNPAHVVVLGNEKGGTGKSTIAMHMAVAFANAGGRVGVIDLDVRQKSVSRYIENRRATAERDGLALPAPTVYELAAETVEALAEAAARAIREQDLLIVDTPGAATELSRAGHVFADTLVTPLNDSFIDLDVLGRVEPETYKVLRPSHYAELVWETRKERARVGRSPLRWFVLRNRLSHVDARNKRAMEEAIAALAQRVGFVPVAGLGERVIYRELFLNGLTLLDIRTPGVGIDLSVSHVAARQELRALFNAVGFTDIIPGA, from the coding sequence TTGAACGACGCACGCAATCCCGCCCACGTGGTGGTGCTCGGCAACGAGAAGGGCGGCACCGGCAAGTCGACGATCGCCATGCACATGGCGGTGGCGTTCGCCAACGCCGGCGGCCGGGTCGGGGTGATCGACCTCGACGTCCGCCAGAAATCGGTGTCCCGCTACATCGAGAACCGCCGCGCCACCGCCGAGCGCGACGGTCTCGCGCTTCCCGCGCCGACCGTCTACGAACTCGCCGCCGAGACCGTCGAGGCGCTCGCCGAGGCCGCCGCGCGGGCGATCCGCGAGCAGGACCTGCTGATCGTCGACACCCCCGGCGCCGCCACCGAGCTGTCGCGCGCCGGGCACGTCTTCGCCGATACCCTGGTGACGCCGCTCAACGACAGCTTCATCGACCTCGACGTGCTCGGCCGCGTCGAGCCCGAGACCTACAAGGTGCTGCGCCCGAGCCACTATGCCGAACTGGTGTGGGAGACGCGCAAGGAGCGCGCCCGCGTCGGGCGTTCGCCGTTGCGCTGGTTCGTGCTGCGCAACCGCCTTTCGCACGTCGACGCGCGCAACAAGCGGGCGATGGAGGAGGCGATCGCGGCGCTGGCGCAGCGCGTCGGCTTCGTGCCGGTGGCGGGCCTGGGCGAGCGCGTGATCTACCGCGAACTGTTCCTCAACGGCCTGACGCTGCTCGACATCCGCACCCCCGGTGTTGGAATCGACCTGTCGGTTTCCCATGTTGCTGCGCGACAGGAACTTCGGGCTCTTTTCAACGCCGTCGGCTTTACCGATATCATTCCGGGAGCCTGA
- the celA gene encoding UTP--glucose-1-phosphate uridylyltransferase — MGHRVRKAVFPVGGLGTRFLPATKAMPKEMLTVVDKPLIQYAVEEAAAAGCEHFIFVTSRGKGALEDHFDAAPELERQLEEKHKDEALDAVRNYLPKTGRISYTRQTNPLGLGHAVWCARHLVGDEAFAVLLPDDLILSDVPCLAQMTAVYENVRGHLVASEDVPRAHTSRYGILDVESDDGVLAKAKGLVEKPKPEVAPSTLSIIGRYILDPVVFQPLDKQMRGAGNEIQLTDAMAATLDRVSFHGFRFTGTRYDCGDKVGFIAANAAFALHRPDMAEPVRAALAALLK; from the coding sequence ATGGGTCATCGCGTTCGCAAGGCAGTGTTTCCGGTCGGCGGTCTGGGGACGCGCTTCCTCCCCGCCACCAAGGCGATGCCCAAGGAAATGCTGACGGTGGTCGACAAGCCGTTGATCCAGTACGCGGTCGAGGAAGCCGCCGCGGCGGGCTGCGAGCACTTCATCTTCGTCACCTCGCGCGGCAAGGGCGCGCTCGAAGACCACTTCGACGCCGCGCCCGAACTCGAACGCCAGCTCGAGGAGAAGCACAAGGACGAAGCCCTCGACGCGGTGCGCAACTATCTGCCGAAGACCGGCCGGATCAGCTACACCCGCCAGACCAACCCGCTCGGCCTCGGCCACGCGGTGTGGTGCGCGCGCCATCTCGTCGGCGACGAGGCGTTCGCGGTGCTGCTGCCCGACGACCTGATCCTGTCCGACGTGCCCTGCCTCGCGCAGATGACGGCGGTGTACGAGAACGTCCGCGGCCACCTCGTCGCCTCCGAGGACGTGCCGCGCGCGCACACCTCGCGCTACGGCATTCTCGACGTCGAGAGCGACGACGGCGTGCTCGCCAAGGCCAAGGGCCTGGTGGAGAAACCGAAGCCCGAGGTCGCGCCGTCGACGCTGTCGATCATCGGCCGTTATATCCTCGATCCGGTGGTGTTCCAGCCGCTCGACAAGCAGATGCGCGGCGCGGGCAACGAAATCCAGCTCACCGACGCGATGGCGGCGACTCTCGACCGCGTGTCCTTCCACGGTTTCCGGTTCACCGGCACGCGCTACGACTGCGGCGACAAGGTCGGCTTCATCGCGGCCAACGCGGCGTTCGCGCTGCACCGGCCGGACATGGCGGAGCCGGTCCGCGCCGCGCTCGCCGCGCTGCTGAAATAA